The following are encoded together in the Coffea arabica cultivar ET-39 chromosome 1c, Coffea Arabica ET-39 HiFi, whole genome shotgun sequence genome:
- the LOC113731453 gene encoding two-component response regulator ARR17-like, translating into MASSSRGRESDERPHVLAVDDSLVDRRLIEKLFTSSACKVTTAENGQRALEVLGLGDGQHASNCVSEINLIITDYCMPGMTGYELLKKVKESSRLREIPVVIVSSENVPTRIKECLEEGAQEFMLKPLNQSDVMKLRCYMMKLSHPSKGQLCIGR; encoded by the exons ATGGCATCTTCTTCAAGAGGTCGAGAATCGGATGAGAGACCCCATGTTTTAGCAGTGGACGATAGTTTAGTAGATCGCAGACTCATTGAGAAGCTCTTCACCAGCTCTGCATGCAAAG TTACGACTGCAGAGAACGGGCAAAGGGCTCTCGAGGTCTTAGGCTTGGGAGATGGACAACACGCCAGCAACTGT GTGTCAGAGATAAACTTGATAATTACCGATTACTGCATGCCAGGGATGACAGGGTATGAGCTATTGAAGAAGGTCAAG GAATCATCCAGACTGAGAGAGATACCAGTTGTCATAGTATCGTCTGAGAACGTCCCAACCCGGATTAAGGA GTGCTTGGAAGAAGGAGCTCAAGAATTCATGCTAAAGCCTCTCAATCAATCAGATGTAATGAAATTGAGATGTTATATGATGAAATTAAGCCACCCATCCAAAGGACAGCTCTGCATTGGGAGATAA